The following coding sequences are from one Acidobacteriota bacterium window:
- the uvrA gene encoding excinuclease ABC subunit UvrA, protein MKALPPAGSNFSAERTAPGAAFLRSALLAIIERFVEGDKLEAPKATTAKARKAPAKKRRRKNDAPDETSDQKALIETPFRELPDEIRKAFLFGTKKRLTFRQGDYKYESEWKGALTAMKERLETPPSEKTREALLELVAPVPCPGCGGARLQPESLAVRVNGMGIGEYTALPIADSLKRFAEVRLTEREEKIAGLVLKEINSRLRFLDAVGLGYLTLNRPSASLSGGEGQRIRLATQIGSQLRGVLYVLDEPSIGLHPRDNMRLLQTLRELRDLGNTVLVVEHDEETIEHADYVVDLGPLAGTHGGEVVASGTPKEIAKSGTSLTAKYLKGEIKIEIPEFRRLPNGNRIKVRGANAHNLKNIDVEFPLGLLTVVTGVSGSGKSTLVEDILYPALYRHVYGSNVTPLEHGSIEGLDLVDKIIEIDQSPIGRTPRSNPATYTGLFTPIRELYAMLPESRQRGYKVGRFSFNVKGGRCEGCEGDGMKRIEMNFLPDVYVTCDVCRGHRYNRETLAVKYKGLSIADLLETTIEDALPLLENIPQIRQKLETLIDVGLGYIQIGQSSTTLSGGEAQRIKLAKELSKRATGKTIYILDEPTTGLHFADVHKLLDVLQKLVDTGNTVIVIEHHLDVIKSADYIIDLGPEGGSGGGRVVATGTPEEVARVRKSHTGQALKAVL, encoded by the coding sequence ATGAAAGCGTTGCCGCCGGCCGGATCGAATTTCTCGGCGGAGCGGACCGCTCCGGGTGCGGCGTTTCTTCGCTCGGCATTGCTCGCGATCATTGAACGTTTTGTTGAAGGCGACAAGCTCGAAGCGCCGAAAGCGACTACCGCAAAGGCCCGCAAGGCCCCGGCCAAAAAGAGGCGCCGAAAGAACGATGCTCCTGACGAGACGAGCGACCAAAAGGCCCTGATCGAAACGCCATTTCGCGAGCTGCCGGACGAGATCCGGAAAGCTTTTCTCTTCGGGACAAAGAAACGGCTCACTTTTCGCCAGGGCGATTATAAGTACGAGAGCGAATGGAAAGGAGCACTGACGGCGATGAAGGAGCGGCTTGAAACGCCGCCTTCCGAAAAGACTCGCGAGGCCCTGCTCGAGCTCGTCGCTCCTGTGCCGTGCCCCGGCTGCGGCGGTGCGAGGCTCCAGCCCGAAAGCCTTGCGGTAAGGGTAAATGGAATGGGCATCGGTGAATATACGGCACTCCCGATCGCCGATTCGCTGAAGCGTTTTGCCGAGGTGCGGCTGACCGAAAGGGAAGAGAAGATCGCCGGGCTTGTGCTGAAAGAGATCAACAGCCGGCTGCGTTTTCTCGACGCCGTCGGGCTCGGCTATCTTACGCTCAATCGGCCATCGGCCTCGCTTTCGGGCGGGGAAGGTCAGCGAATTCGGCTCGCGACGCAGATCGGATCGCAGCTCCGCGGCGTGCTTTACGTGCTCGATGAACCGAGCATCGGCCTTCATCCGCGGGACAACATGCGTTTGCTCCAAACGCTCCGCGAGCTTCGCGACCTCGGCAACACGGTGCTCGTCGTTGAGCACGACGAGGAGACGATCGAGCACGCCGACTATGTTGTTGACCTCGGGCCGCTGGCGGGCACGCATGGCGGCGAGGTCGTTGCCTCGGGCACGCCGAAGGAGATCGCCAAGTCCGGGACTTCGCTGACGGCAAAATACCTAAAGGGCGAGATAAAGATCGAGATCCCCGAGTTTCGCCGGCTGCCGAACGGCAATCGCATCAAGGTGCGCGGAGCCAATGCTCACAACCTAAAGAACATCGACGTCGAGTTTCCGCTCGGGCTGCTGACGGTGGTGACCGGCGTTTCGGGCTCGGGCAAATCGACGCTGGTCGAGGACATTCTCTACCCCGCACTTTATCGCCACGTTTACGGTTCGAATGTGACGCCTCTCGAGCATGGATCGATCGAAGGGCTTGATCTTGTTGACAAGATAATCGAGATCGACCAATCGCCGATCGGCCGCACGCCGCGGTCAAATCCCGCGACCTACACCGGGCTTTTCACGCCGATTCGCGAGCTTTACGCAATGCTGCCCGAATCGCGGCAGCGGGGCTACAAGGTCGGCCGTTTTTCGTTCAACGTAAAGGGTGGCCGGTGCGAGGGGTGCGAGGGCGACGGGATGAAGCGGATCGAGATGAACTTTCTGCCCGATGTTTACGTCACCTGCGACGTTTGCCGCGGACACCGCTATAACCGCGAGACTCTCGCCGTAAAATACAAGGGGCTTTCGATCGCCGACCTTCTTGAGACGACCATCGAGGACGCTCTGCCGCTGCTTGAGAACATCCCGCAGATCAGGCAAAAGCTTGAGACGCTGATCGATGTCGGCCTCGGCTATATCCAGATCGGGCAGTCCTCGACGACGCTCTCCGGCGGCGAGGCCCAACGCATAAAGCTCGCCAAGGAACTATCGAAACGAGCGACAGGAAAGACCATCTACATCCTCGACGAACCCACGACCGGGCTGCACTTTGCCGATGTCCACAAGTTGCTCGATGTGCTTCAGAAGCTGGTCGATACCGGCAATACGGTGATCGTCATTGAGCACCACCTCGACGTCATCAAATCCGCCGACTACATCATCGACCTCGGCCCCGAAGGCGGCTCCGGCGGCGGCCGCGTCGTAGCGACCGGAACCCCCGAAGAGGTCGCCCGTGTCCGCAAAAGCCACACCGGCCAGGCACTTAAGGCCGTGCTTTAG
- a CDS encoding type II toxin-antitoxin system ParD family antitoxin has protein sequence MAVTNLSISLPDTMRTFIEEKIKRDGYGTISEYLRDLIRADERREAEYYDRLIAEAYASGPFIEHTKQDIEAAKAEAIKRIKQRKSGK, from the coding sequence ATGGCAGTCACCAACCTGAGCATTTCGTTGCCCGACACAATGCGAACATTCATCGAAGAAAAGATCAAACGCGATGGTTACGGGACCATCAGCGAGTATCTCCGCGACCTGATCCGAGCCGATGAACGACGCGAGGCTGAATACTACGACCGCCTGATCGCAGAAGCCTACGCAAGCGGGCCATTTATTGAGCACACGAAACAAGACATCGAAGCGGCTAAGGCTGAAGCGATCAAACGGATCAAACAGCGAAAGAGCGGCAAATGA
- a CDS encoding type II toxin-antitoxin system RelE/ParE family toxin — MKIFRSSQTYEDIVEIAAWLGAEDEAIASRFFDHYESTLTAIAKTPKIGAPRRSLSGVNYRLWFVNGFEKVLILYEDHPDEIRILRVIHSARDYTRFI; from the coding sequence ATGAAGATCTTCCGCTCTTCCCAGACTTACGAAGACATTGTCGAGATCGCCGCCTGGCTCGGTGCCGAGGATGAAGCGATCGCGTCCCGCTTTTTTGATCACTACGAATCAACGTTAACGGCGATCGCTAAAACTCCAAAGATCGGAGCTCCGCGAAGGTCGCTCTCGGGCGTAAATTATCGGCTTTGGTTCGTCAATGGATTCGAGAAAGTATTGATCCTTTACGAAGATCATCCCGATGAGATCCGCATACTGCGAGTGATACATTCCGCCCGCGACTACACGAGGTTCATCTAA